A single genomic interval of Longimicrobium sp. harbors:
- a CDS encoding pilus assembly PilX N-terminal domain-containing protein — MMLPNLAPARNRRGAALPVALMGLVAVSLLVTAALFTSSTEFAISAAHRTGATSLFDADAALEQYVADRLGAGLGMAPTAAGGVQGPGGAAYTVQVDRMSDSTDRSGDPMTRTEIFSLLVQPANGRGRGVGAFIAAKRSVKPLRTNINSGATSGGAINISGSSVISNGSDQSNYCGAADNEADFAVQVTSDACADGTASCIDAGEKNLDGAKGVTGFTKAQLAERLLGPGVTLRSLAENAGIKFGAMWDSANYSHNTRANSSSSTPRKYNWGCPLTLGVACPSTAAADLHTVVAIDASGLLDRTVVINGDYGQGIIIILNGNLRIQGNFVFKGILLVEGDMDIKGGSGGEDAKIEGSVVAFGANSAVADNVSGNATIRYNTCGIKDAEKAMNDAALNNAPQARSGGTFSWYELIR, encoded by the coding sequence ATGATGCTCCCGAACCTGGCACCCGCACGCAATCGCCGCGGCGCCGCACTGCCGGTGGCGCTGATGGGGCTGGTGGCGGTGTCGCTGCTGGTCACCGCCGCCCTCTTCACCTCGTCCACCGAGTTCGCCATCAGCGCGGCCCACCGCACCGGGGCCACGTCGCTCTTCGACGCCGACGCGGCGCTGGAGCAGTACGTGGCCGACCGGCTGGGCGCGGGGCTGGGGATGGCGCCCACCGCGGCCGGCGGCGTCCAGGGGCCGGGCGGGGCGGCGTACACGGTGCAGGTAGACCGGATGTCGGACTCCACGGACAGGAGTGGCGACCCCATGACGCGCACCGAGATCTTTTCGCTGCTGGTTCAGCCGGCGAACGGGCGCGGCCGGGGGGTGGGGGCCTTCATCGCCGCGAAGCGCTCGGTCAAGCCGCTGCGCACCAACATCAACTCGGGGGCAACCTCGGGCGGCGCCATCAACATCAGCGGCAGCTCCGTCATCAGCAACGGCAGCGACCAGAGCAACTACTGCGGCGCCGCCGACAACGAGGCCGACTTCGCGGTGCAGGTTACCTCCGACGCCTGCGCGGACGGAACCGCGAGCTGCATCGACGCGGGCGAGAAGAACCTCGACGGGGCGAAAGGAGTCACCGGCTTTACGAAGGCCCAGCTCGCCGAGCGCCTGCTCGGCCCCGGGGTCACCCTGCGCTCCCTGGCCGAGAATGCCGGCATCAAGTTCGGCGCAATGTGGGACTCGGCGAACTATTCCCACAACACGCGCGCGAACTCCAGCAGCTCCACCCCGCGCAAGTACAACTGGGGATGCCCGCTTACGCTGGGCGTCGCGTGCCCCAGCACGGCCGCCGCGGATCTCCACACGGTGGTGGCCATCGACGCCAGCGGCCTGCTCGACCGGACGGTGGTGATCAACGGCGACTACGGCCAGGGAATCATCATCATCCTGAACGGCAATCTCAGGATCCAGGGCAACTTCGTGTTCAAGGGGATCCTGCTGGTGGAAGGCGACATGGACATCAAGGGCGGATCGGGTGGCGAGGACGCCAAGATCGAGGGATCGGTCGTGGCGTTCGGGGCCAACAGCGCCGTCGCCGACAACGTCAGCGGCAACGCCACCATCCGCTACAACACCTGCGGGATCAAGGATGCCGAGAAGGCGATGAACGACGCCGCGCTCAACAACGCGCCGCAGGCTCGGTCCGGCGGAACATTCTCCTGGTACGAACTGATACGGTAA
- a CDS encoding GspH/FimT family pseudopilin — translation MICAHHIRRGRRAGFTLIELLVVLLLMGLVLAMVGPKFTASIRYFTARSATSQVVADLALARTQAVREGNTASFRLVSPSKYEVTVDAPNGTVARVVKRVTLEGTARGVAVTAPAGARIAFDSRGMRRTGAGLGDNLVITRQGGLTDVVTVTIVGRVIRDK, via the coding sequence ATGATTTGCGCACACCACATCCGCCGCGGCCGCCGCGCGGGCTTCACGCTCATCGAGCTCCTGGTGGTCCTGCTCCTGATGGGGCTGGTCCTGGCCATGGTCGGCCCCAAGTTCACCGCGAGCATCCGGTACTTCACGGCCCGGAGCGCCACCTCGCAGGTGGTCGCCGACCTGGCGCTGGCCCGCACGCAGGCCGTGCGCGAAGGCAACACCGCCTCGTTCCGCCTGGTGAGCCCGTCGAAGTACGAGGTCACGGTCGATGCGCCCAACGGGACCGTGGCGCGGGTGGTCAAGCGCGTCACGCTCGAGGGCACCGCCCGGGGCGTGGCCGTCACCGCCCCGGCCGGAGCACGCATCGCCTTCGACTCGCGCGGCATGCGCCGCACGGGCGCCGGCCTGGGAGACAATCTCGTCATCACCCGCCAGGGCGGGCTGACGGACGTCGTAACCGTTACCATCGTGGGAAGAGTGATCCGTGACAAGTGA
- the pilM gene encoding type IV pilus assembly protein PilM, which produces MVSFLRRNKSTVGLDIGSGFIKVAVVDHSGAEPELTHVSHTPLIADAIVEGEVMDPQIVVETVRSLMESAAVKPRRLVSSVGGRDVMVKKIQMDRMKETDAREVIRWEAEQYVPFDMANVQLDFQILDPLDDGLQMSVLLVAAKREVVDQRVGLLRDAGLLPQVVDVDSFALHNAFEYNYPEAMEGVAALVNVGHEIATVNVLQEGALVLTRDVPFGSRRLREDMRRMHGLTVDEADAVLQGRSPRAGEFQDLLKQGAEDLAVGVERALAFLGGEAAGPGRVYVCGGGARIPGLVDVLASRLRARTEVATPLQRLKVRPGVTSFFPVDELAPMLMLSVGLALRAAA; this is translated from the coding sequence ATGGTTTCGTTCCTGCGCCGCAACAAGAGCACGGTCGGGCTCGACATCGGCAGCGGCTTCATCAAGGTGGCCGTGGTCGACCATTCCGGCGCCGAGCCCGAGCTCACCCACGTGTCGCACACCCCCCTGATCGCCGACGCGATCGTGGAGGGCGAGGTCATGGACCCGCAGATCGTGGTGGAAACGGTGCGGTCGCTCATGGAGTCGGCGGCGGTGAAGCCCCGGCGCCTGGTATCGTCGGTGGGCGGGCGCGACGTGATGGTCAAGAAGATCCAGATGGACCGGATGAAGGAAACCGACGCGCGCGAGGTGATCCGCTGGGAGGCCGAGCAGTACGTGCCCTTCGACATGGCGAACGTGCAGCTGGACTTTCAGATCCTGGACCCGCTCGACGACGGCCTGCAGATGAGCGTGCTGCTGGTGGCCGCCAAGCGCGAGGTGGTGGACCAGCGGGTGGGGCTGCTTCGCGACGCGGGGCTGCTCCCCCAGGTGGTGGACGTGGACTCGTTCGCCCTTCACAACGCCTTCGAGTACAACTACCCCGAGGCCATGGAGGGGGTGGCGGCGCTGGTGAACGTGGGCCACGAGATCGCCACCGTGAACGTGCTGCAGGAGGGCGCCCTGGTGCTCACCCGCGACGTGCCTTTCGGCTCGCGGCGGCTGCGCGAAGACATGCGCCGCATGCACGGCCTGACGGTGGACGAGGCCGACGCGGTGCTGCAGGGCCGCTCGCCCCGCGCCGGCGAGTTCCAGGACCTGCTGAAGCAGGGCGCCGAAGACCTGGCCGTGGGGGTGGAGCGCGCGCTGGCCTTTTTGGGCGGCGAGGCGGCCGGCCCCGGGCGCGTGTACGTGTGCGGCGGCGGCGCCCGCATCCCGGGGCTGGTCGACGTCCTGGCCTCGCGGCTGCGCGCCCGCACCGAGGTGGCCACGCCGCTGCAGCGCCTGAAGGTGCGCCCGGGGGTCACCTCGTTCTTCCCGGTCGACGAGCTTGCGCCCATGCTGATGCTGTCCGTGGGGCTCGCCCTGCGCGCGGCCGCCTGA
- a CDS encoding prepilin-type N-terminal cleavage/methylation domain-containing protein, with translation MEIRRGGYTLVELLVVLCIVGLTCALGVPRLDGMLARMRVRSAANLVAGDLALVRMLAVREGHTAVLVLEPSGDCQVRFRGRRAGFRYRIHGQPRPAAPSRTVDLRLAGGRVCMEMNGLDSLAVNSRGLPRGFNNRTVWVHERTYADSLFLSVAGRVRRMR, from the coding sequence GTGGAGATACGGCGAGGTGGGTACACGCTGGTGGAGCTGCTGGTGGTCCTCTGCATCGTGGGCCTGACGTGCGCCCTGGGGGTGCCGAGGCTGGACGGGATGCTGGCGCGGATGAGGGTGCGGAGCGCCGCGAACCTCGTGGCGGGCGACCTGGCCCTGGTGCGGATGCTGGCCGTGCGCGAGGGGCACACCGCCGTGCTGGTGCTGGAGCCTTCCGGCGACTGCCAGGTGCGCTTCCGGGGCCGGCGGGCCGGGTTCCGCTACCGGATACACGGCCAGCCGCGGCCAGCCGCGCCCTCGCGCACCGTCGACCTTCGCCTCGCGGGGGGGCGCGTGTGCATGGAGATGAACGGCCTCGACTCGCTGGCGGTGAACTCGCGCGGACTGCCGCGCGGCTTCAACAACCGCACCGTGTGGGTGCACGAGCGCACGTACGCCGACAGCCTCTTCCTTTCCGTCGCGGGGCGGGTGCGGCGGATGCGGTAA
- a CDS encoding type IV pilus modification PilV family protein codes for MTSDPAATRPRADAGFSLVEVLVAMVILAVGLLGVEAMAIGASRQIGMANRTTQYTLIATQELETELKTVRAGGQPQSRRYPLEGGGTVDVAANSQVLPDAGTMWQITATVTPPSGDHLRLQPITVRGRALTPRN; via the coding sequence GTGACAAGTGATCCGGCAGCCACCCGGCCGCGCGCCGACGCGGGGTTCAGCCTCGTAGAGGTCCTGGTGGCCATGGTCATCCTGGCGGTCGGCCTGCTGGGCGTCGAGGCCATGGCCATTGGCGCCAGCCGCCAGATCGGCATGGCCAACCGCACCACCCAGTACACCCTGATCGCCACGCAGGAGCTGGAAACCGAGCTCAAGACGGTCCGCGCGGGAGGGCAGCCCCAGTCCAGGCGCTACCCCCTGGAGGGGGGCGGCACCGTGGACGTGGCCGCCAACTCCCAGGTGCTGCCCGACGCCGGCACGATGTGGCAGATCACCGCCACCGTCACCCCCCCGTCCGGGGACCACCTTCGCCTGCAACCCATCACCGTCCGTGGCCGTGCGCTCACTCCCCGCAACTGA
- a CDS encoding type IV pilin protein: protein MRNLRNNKGFTLIELMIVVVIIGILAAIAIPKFNAVSKNAKQAEAAPVLKQMCTLALTYKDQEGTDASTIAHLEKVGYTAPTAKYFTFEFAADKATAKA, encoded by the coding sequence ATGCGCAACCTTCGCAACAACAAGGGCTTCACCCTGATCGAACTGATGATCGTCGTGGTCATCATCGGCATCCTGGCCGCCATCGCCATCCCGAAGTTCAACGCCGTCTCCAAGAACGCCAAGCAGGCCGAGGCCGCGCCGGTCCTGAAGCAGATGTGCACGCTGGCCCTGACCTACAAGGACCAGGAGGGCACCGACGCCTCCACGATCGCGCACCTGGAGAAGGTCGGCTACACCGCCCCGACCGCGAAGTACTTCACGTTCGAGTTCGCGGCCGACAAGGCCACCGCCAAGGC
- a CDS encoding PilW family protein, with the protein MRSLPATDRARARGGFTLAELMISLVIGGILVAVVLQFVSGQTRTAAAQSAREQVQQNARGALEIVGSDLRGAIAGGLLRADAQRLDFMLPRRWGVVCNTAGGNTTTALFPVIPGDPIPTGAGAGLIVFRDNAWLPTVPALATVTGTAPAPLAACRGAAGNVQAVTLTGTGHPLLALAGDRIAVYQLVRYDVGVSQGERWIRRSDGAGIANGNMQPLAGPVDDQFVGFEYLRGNPPVSIGAAPGLAAAASGIEMIRFRVRTVSAPRADGSHQVEQDSVTVQIRN; encoded by the coding sequence GTGCGCTCACTCCCCGCAACTGACCGGGCCCGTGCCCGCGGCGGCTTTACGCTGGCCGAGCTGATGATCTCGCTGGTCATCGGCGGCATCCTGGTAGCCGTCGTGCTCCAGTTCGTGAGCGGCCAGACCCGTACCGCCGCCGCGCAGAGCGCGCGCGAGCAGGTGCAGCAGAACGCGCGCGGGGCCCTGGAAATCGTGGGCAGCGACCTTCGCGGCGCCATCGCGGGGGGGCTGCTCCGGGCAGACGCGCAGCGGCTGGACTTCATGCTCCCGCGCAGGTGGGGCGTGGTCTGCAACACCGCCGGCGGCAACACCACCACCGCGCTCTTCCCGGTCATCCCCGGCGACCCCATCCCCACCGGGGCGGGCGCCGGCCTGATCGTTTTCCGAGACAACGCCTGGCTCCCCACGGTGCCCGCGCTCGCCACCGTCACCGGCACCGCACCGGCCCCCCTCGCGGCCTGCCGCGGCGCGGCCGGCAACGTCCAGGCGGTCACGCTGACGGGCACGGGACATCCGCTGCTCGCGCTCGCGGGCGACCGGATCGCCGTGTACCAGCTGGTCCGCTACGACGTGGGGGTTTCGCAGGGGGAGCGGTGGATCCGGCGCAGCGACGGCGCGGGGATCGCGAACGGCAACATGCAGCCGCTGGCCGGCCCGGTCGACGACCAGTTCGTGGGGTTCGAGTACCTCCGCGGCAATCCCCCCGTTTCGATCGGTGCTGCCCCCGGCCTGGCCGCCGCGGCCAGCGGCATCGAGATGATCCGCTTCCGCGTGCGCACCGTCAGCGCTCCCAGGGCCGACGGAAGCCACCAGGTGGAACAAGACTCCGTCACCGTCCAGATCCGCAACTAG